The following proteins come from a genomic window of Chionomys nivalis chromosome 9, mChiNiv1.1, whole genome shotgun sequence:
- the LOC130881539 gene encoding cystatin-C-like has product MAGPLRAPLLLMAVLALASAATPKQSPRLLGGLQEANVNEEGVQRAVDFAISEYNKGSNDAYHSRAMQVLRARKQIVAGVNYYLDVMVGRTTCTKSQPNLAECPFHDQPHLMRKTLCSFQIYTVPWEGTHSLTKSSCKTA; this is encoded by the exons ATGGCCGGCCCGTTACGCGCCCCGCTGCTCCTGATGGCGGTCCTGGCCTTGGCCTCGGCCGCGACCCCCAAGCAAAGTCCGCGCCTGTTGGGAGGCCTGCAGGAGGCCAATGTCAACGAAGAGGGCGTGCAGCGAGCGGTGGACTTCGCCATCAGCGAGTACAACAAGGGCAGCAACGATGCGTACCACAGCCGCGCCATGCAGGTGTTAAGAGCCCGTAAGCAG ATCGTGGCTGGAGTAAACTACTATTTGGATGTGATGGTAGGCCGAACCACATGCACCAAGTCCCAGCCAAACTTGGCAGAATGTCCTTTCCACGACCAGCCCCATCTGATGAGG AAGACCCTCTGCTCCTTCCAGATCTACACTGTGCCCTGGGAAGGCACACACTCCCTGACAAAATCCAGCTGCAAGACTGCCTAA